A portion of the Kazachstania africana CBS 2517 chromosome 2, complete genome genome contains these proteins:
- the SGV1 gene encoding cyclin-dependent serine/threonine protein kinase SGV1 (similar to Saccharomyces cerevisiae SGV1 (YPR161C); ancestral locus Anc_7.515), with product MNGSANATESVDGNNVSLASSPSTGTLRKYKIGKVKQTPTVNIDPKTNLSYISLKPRPTEKIYGVTNFANHYKEEKKLGQGTFGAVYKGIHLETQRCVAMKKILINVDNDLFPITAQREITILKKLNHKNIIKLLEMVYDLPPDSLNNQGSDDNNRSNKFFYMILPYMVSDLAGILHNPRINLTMAEIKNITLQVLEGINYIHCSKYMHRDIKTANILIDHNGTVKIADFGLARLYYGSPPNLTYPGGAGTGAKYTSVVVTRWYRAPELVLGDKYYTTAVDIWGIGCVFGEFFEKKPILPGTSDIDQGHVIFKLLGTPTGEDWKLASYLPGAELTRSKYKRTLNERFGKFLNETGLNFMSKLLHLDPLQRYTAMAAMNDPFFKEDPLPCERLNLPCEESHESDIKRYKEEMHQAMSQRAPNAPQGHIFETPGKTNTSFSRYPSNLDSASKRDNKSFLRQPPAGPAKKHPSANPVGASHKSANAPVSRYGNNQSTAHIPPGIATYGKNVGQHNRYYRRNQNAEDYYGNVSASQPNTRYNSHPTNYQAPPGQRDTSHSSNYHNPKYNTSHASTSVTTSYQRQSTLPQVSRYEGNQRDLSKKESKNSSATAQVPDKANTKTSKRESRPEETSNENSRHHDIDKKSGDFADLY from the coding sequence ATGAATGGATCCGCCAATGCAACTGAGAGTGTTGACGGAAACAATGTTTCTTTGGCTAGTTCTCCTTCGACAGGTACTCTGAGGAAATATAAGATAGGGAAGGTTAAACAGACGCCTACAGTTAACATTGATCCAAAGACGAATCTGTCATACATTAGTTTGAAGCCAAGACctactgaaaaaatatacGGCGTTACAAACTTTGCTAACCATTACaaggaagagaaaaagcTTGGCCAAGGTACTTTTGGTGCCGTCTATAAGGGTATCCATTTGGAGACCCAAAGATGTGTCgcaatgaaaaagattctAATCAATGTTGATAACGATTTATTTCCGATTACTGCTCAAAGAGAGATaacaatattgaagaagttgaatcataaaaatataatcaaattaCTTGAAATGGTTTATGATCTCCCGCCagattcattgaataatcAAGGTTCCGACGATAATAATAGATCAAATAAGTTTTTTTATATGATTTTACCTTATATGGTTTCCGATTTAGCAGGAATATTGCATAACCCCAGGATCAATCTGACGATGGCAGAAATTAAAAACATTACACTTCAAGTATTGGAAGGTATTAATTACATACACTGTTCGAAATATATGCATAGGGATATCAAGACGGCAAACATTTTAATAGATCACAATGGCACTGTTAAAATAGCAGATTTTGGTTTGGCTAGGCTATATTACGGCTCTCCACCAAATTTAACATACCCAGGAGGTGCAGGGACGGGCGCAAAATACACTTCTGTAGTGGTCACAAGATGGTACAGGGCTCCTGAGTTGGTTTTGGGTGATAAATATTATACCACCGCAGTGGACATTTGGGGTATTGGTTGTGTGTTTggtgaattttttgagaaaaagCCAATATTACCTGGTACTTCTGATATTGACCAAGGACATGTTATATTCAAGTTGCTCGGTACACCAACCGGAGAAGATTGGAAGTTAGCCTCTTATTTACCTGGAGCGGAATTAACaagatcaaaatataaaagaacTCTAAATGAAAGATTTGGGAAGTTTCTGAATGAAACAGGCCTAAATTTTATGTCCAAGCTTTTACATCTTGATCCTTTACAAAGATATACCGCAATGGCTGCAATGAATGACCCCTTTTTCAAAGAGGATCCATTACCCTGTGAAAGGTTGAATCTACCTTGTGAGGAAAGTCATGAGTCTGATATTAAGCGttacaaagaagaaatgcATCAGGCTATGTCACAAAGGGCACCAAATGCTCCTCAAGGTCATATATTCGAAACACCAGGAAAAACCAACACTTCCTTCTCTAGATATCCTTCAAACCTTGATTCAGCATCGAAGAGAGACAATAAGTCATTTTTAAGACAACCTCCTGCCGGTCCAGCTAAAAAGCACCCATCTGCGAACCCTGTTGGTGCCAGTCATAAATCGGCAAATGCTCCTGTTTCTCGTTATGGTAACAATCAAAGCACAGCACATATACCTCCAGGCATTGCTACATATGGTAAAAATGTAGGACAACATAATAGATATTATAGACGAAACCAGAATGCAGAAGACTACTATGGTAATGTATCTGCTTCGCAACCGAACACGAGGTATAATTCTCATCCTACGAACTATCAAGCACCTCCAGGGCAACGTGATACTTCACATTCCTCCAATTATCATAATCCAAAATACAATACATCTCATGCTTCAACATCTGTCACCACGTCCTATCAAAGACAATCAACTCTACCACAGGTATCAAGATATGAGGGAAACCAAAGGGATCTTTCCAAAAAAGAATCTAAAAATTCTAGTGCCACAGCACAAGTACCTGATAAAGCAAACACAAAGACATCAAAGCGAGAGTCTAGACCAGAGGAAACCTCAAACGAAAACTCTCGGCATCATGATATAGACAAGAAAAGTGGCGACTTTGCAGATTTATACTAA
- the ORC4 gene encoding origin recognition complex subunit 4 (similar to Saccharomyces cerevisiae ORC4 (YPR162C) and RIF2 (YLR453C); ancestral locus Anc_7.516) → MDSAAIVDDAIVIEDNEDFVVEENSIKLLPIKRSADDGLNHAHVSVKKSKSTYNDVESGFRLFRKHLMRHLNHSLQAEQTRIFKYLTDTKEEISRVLKQSIIQKESHSIIMVGPRNSYKSFLIDHELRLLSKNYKNQFITVKLNGFIHSENAAINGIAAQLQTQLEELQGTEQTLAEPVLKEQDAINTDISSGSLTEVFEKILRLLDSAATKTNNVNKSNNDTKITVLFVFDEIDTFAGPVRQTLLYNLFDMVEHARVPVCIFGNTTKLNILEYLEKRVKSRFSQRIVYMPQLKDLDEFANTVAELLSPLPASLENDNEQYLSQWNNLISELVKDEKSNLFNQIRLNYDTFKSLATFKNSIIPLIGSGQNFEDLKLSMLSCKLIEGYHLNQLQNGLTSTIRSLSDLELAVLIAAARVSLKSKDEMINFNLTYVEYKEMIKSINAKVPTSSNLTTNRHLIKLWEKDDVKNVWETLQGFTFITEKGAIGIRESAIAAFYASNYQFHGSTIPFDLRLYQMQVTLKELRTVVPRSSMYYTWTQL, encoded by the coding sequence ATGGATTCTGCTGCGATAGTTGACGACGCAATTGTCATTGAGGACAATGAAGACTTTGTTGTGGAAGAAAACAGTATAAAGTTGTTGCCCATCAAGAGATCCGCAGATGATGGGTTAAACCACGCTCACGTTTCTGTTAAGAAGAGTAAGAGTACGTACAATGACGTTGAAAGCGGCTTCAGGTTATTTAGAAAGCATTTAATGCGTCATTTGAATCACTCTTTGCAGGCAGAACAGACGAGAATCTTCAAGTACTTGACAGATACGAAGGAAGAAATCTCGAGGGTTTTAAAGCAATCCATCATTCAAAAGGAAAGTCATTCTATTATCATGGTTGGCCCAAGAAACAGTTATAAATCGTTTCTCATCGATCATGAATTGAGGCTACTATCCAAGAATTATAAGAATCAATTCATCACTGTGAAGTTGAATGGATTTATTCACAGTGAGAACGCGGCAATTAATGGTATAGCCGCCCAATTACAAACACAATTAGAGGAATTACAAGGTACAGAACAGACTCTAGCTGAACCAGTTTTAAAAGAGCAAGATGCAATCAATACTGATATTAGCAGTGGGTCTTTGACAGAAGtgtttgaaaaaatccTTAGATTGTTAGATTCTGCTGCTACCAAGACAAATAATGTAAATAAGAGCAATAATGATACAAAGATAACAGTTTTGTTTGTCTTTGACGAAATCGATACTTTCGCAGGACCTGTTAGACAAACTTTGTTGTACAATTTATTCGATATGGTGGAACATGCCAGAGTACCTGTCTGTATTTTTGGTAACACGACAAAACTAAATATACTCGAATATTTGGAGAAGAGAGTTAAAAGTAGATTCTCGCAAAGAATTGTATATATGCCTCAGTTGAAGGATCTGGACGAATTCGCTAATACAGTCGCTGAATTACTTTCACCTTTACCAGCTTCATTGGAAAATGACAATGAACAATATTTATCACAATGGAATAATCTGATAAGCGAGCTAGTCAAGGATGAAAAATCTAATTTATTTAATCAAATCAGATTAAATTATGATACTTTCAAATCCCTGGCAACGTTCAAGAACTCTATAATCCCACTAATTGGATCCGGTCAAAATTTCGAAGACCTAAAATTGTCCATGTTATCCTGTAAACTAATTGAAGGCTACCATCTAAATCAATTACAGAACGGTTTAACTTCCACTATCAGATCATTATCTGATCTTGAATTGGCGGTATTGATTGCAGCTGCCAGAGTCAGTTTAAAATCGAAAGAtgaaatgataaatttcaatttaacTTACGTggaatataaagaaatgataaaatcCATCAATGCAAAAGTGCCCACAAGTTCCAATCTTACAACAAATAGGCATTTGATAAAACTCTGGGAGAAAGATGACGTGAAGAACGTGTGGGAAACTCTGCAAGGCTTTACATTTATAACAGAAAAAGGTGCCATCGGTATTAGAGAATCTGCCATTGCAGCGTTCTATGCCAGTAACTATCAGTTCCATGGATCTACAATCCCATTCGACCTAAGATTGTATCAAATGCAAGTAACTCTGAAAGAATTAAGAACCGTCGTACCCAGATCTTCAATGTACTACACGTGGACTCAACTATAG
- the MRP2 gene encoding mitochondrial 37S ribosomal protein uS14m (similar to Saccharomyces cerevisiae MRP2 (YPR166C); ancestral locus Anc_7.522), whose product MGHFRFPIKIKLPPGFVNARILRDNFKRQMVNENEVTVKALKYIARNTTLPSKSRLQAQLQLNMMPKYTKVTQVKNRCITTGSARSVISDFRLCRTQFREKALAGQLPGVKKGVW is encoded by the coding sequence ATGGGGCATTTCAGGTTTCCAATCAAGATTAAGCTACCACCAGGATTCGTCAATGCCAGGATTCTCAGGGATAACTTCAAGAGACAGATGGTAAACGAGAACGAAGTTACAGTAAAGgctttgaaatatatcGCAAGGAACACAACTCTACCCAGCAAATCACGATTGCAAGCACAATTACAACTCAATATGATGCCAAAGTATACTAAGGTTACGCAGGTCAAGAACAGATGCATTACGACGGGGAGTGCAAGGTCTGTAATCAGTGACTTTAGATTATGTAGAACTCAATTTAGAGAGAAAGCGCTAGCGGGACAACTACCTGGAGTCAAGAAAGGTGTATGGTAG
- the RHO1 gene encoding Rho family GTPase RHO1 (similar to Saccharomyces cerevisiae RHO1 (YPR165W); ancestral locus Anc_7.520) translates to MSQPMSNSIRRKLVIVGDGACGKTCLLIVFSKGQFPEVYVPTVFENYVADVEVDGRQVELALWDTAGQEDYDRLRPLSYPDSNVVLICFSIDLPDSLENVQEKWIAEVLHFCQGVPIILVGCKVDLRNDSQVIELLREQGQQPVTTADGQAVSEQIGATGYYECSAKTGFGVREVFEAATRASLMGKSKANGKKKNSTTDKKKKKKMKCVLL, encoded by the coding sequence ATGTCTCAACCTATGAGTAATAGTATCAGAAGAAAACTGGTGATCGTCGGAGATGGTGCATGTGGTAAGACATGTCTTTTGATTGTGTTTTCTAAGGGTCAATTCCCGGAAGTATATGTGCCAACAGTGTTTGAAAACTATGTTGCAGATGTCGAAGTTGATGGCAGACAGGTCGAATTAGCATTATGGGATACTGCAGGCCAAGAAGATTATGATAGACTAAGACCTTTATCGTATCCAGATTCTAATGTGGTATTGATTTGTTTCTCCATTGATTTACCAGACTCACTTGAGAACgttcaagaaaaatggattGCAGAAGTTTTGCATTTTTGCCAAGGTGTACCAATTATTCTTGTAGGATGCAAAGTAGACCTAAGAAACGATTCGCAAGTCATTGAATTACTGAGGGAGCAAGGCCAACAACCAGTGACAACAGCAGACGGCCAAGCTGTATCAGAACAAATCGGTGCTACTGGTTATTACGAATGTTCTGCAAAAACTGGTTTCGGTGTCAGAGAGGTATTTGAAGCTGCTACAAGGGCTTCGCTCATGGGCAAATCCAAGGCTAACGgtaaaaagaagaattctACAACtgacaagaagaagaagaagaaaatgaagtgTGTCCTTTTATGA
- the MMS1 gene encoding Mms1p (similar to Saccharomyces cerevisiae MMS1 (YPR164W); ancestral locus Anc_7.519): MIDISELPDSFWFTNERTIDRDKVFFNAKDANRSGPQTFTCQNVQIGCAPRWCWPYRYSKNGRIQYINSIKRDPNMELKSYAPEEVIKEVLEPAIRREKDPETLDDSDLDILVDDEDSPLPDVDDMVAEQHDESQNDNNMTEKLDFIDTHLIVGDDSFHLNGSIHITKIRDNINDCKVFRLDERTDILLIAQRKGLLISIIPSIENNEQSKIIQYWNLGSNGNWNIVKHDSNKEFVVVDEDNRVIKFFKFDNNYRFQLTNNLLLDDYKIMPVTFFPSISDSHFLLFVPTIRFQRIVYLCIEWDSEANVEEQKKHVHQLTYLNGEQINGTIPLDTNKCLVFSNNSISMVSANQIMSGETSFFNVKLSRFLKGLMSWFSAPSFLSRLQKLNPKDFQHYTYCNILFTTTGFIHCCLTNESNINFIPLARLKGLKTMAPVSEETLSTLSETNYEFMVTSFNKTIQIRLDLLTLLKYPTSSNAIPNINIILSRKTIDVSADNNTELAKINLKNQTSSIWTFAPSSISQVDTLNMRRVTEVTSNLSRFKLYNIMKIIKINYSDHWVNFLGIDPIANSDYVIIYATDNANIFNIYLLIIPLDEKEVSIIELDDLLDSELADNILLDVHKNACLIHVQKKRVTFELINDVGDEMKYFVPGWDEGIDGAFYKDDKLIVWSVRDNRVLYLDSIDDSLRAAEDLIPLKESSTFHDFLLARTDETVKFSIDKTNEDIIVVILTTYDGIHIVDWNHFIRGETKYISSRKTPVKDLVILENTFVYLSQGTVLQCTDKVSVLSSQGDINVPKLPFTAGKDLQLRKMNSNSVLAFSDNKVVMLEFPYDKRPIMYEIKLPYQGKLNPIMNIETDANNKIFILYADGMKVYELSSFTKLKNNYLLRYTKSNNKKFLYLSKINRLLVVTLDHKDWNCVKLENGKVLNLPTDIFDAQRKLLNVVELPFENKENIMLLFVFEDMIELVRIIPLKNRIKVEKVTAHEFDSRILGDVVVNEKNNSFYVLEIGQDDDNSNGDSKMDKFINMEFDEDENLTILKEYKFYGKGRVKNFSIIGDNIVVTTYKRDEVFVFPNFSRNVDQEDKIKNGIIKSLSLPQNCSVIGVEKINECIVAVIVHIEGRVEFLSRILFYYFDDTFIWDADTINSMPSTYETNHHDDAHLSVFDSVEPAMTVENDDLPAISQAPNLETEMDLHQFNLDDIDENLVDELDFPYSVENDVSYPCSKPRPAPMTMAYDSIDFDRSIRNVSYDRQTQTLLVLTFDQTIIEFAMGKNAKISHRKSELAIIKKAQENNGYYIPPTMPTIRNITGVPMTDIDDFGRLNLD, translated from the coding sequence ATGATAGATATATCTGAGCTACCTGACTCATTTTGGTTTACTAATGAGAGAACAATTGATAGAGATAAAGTGTTCTTCAACGCAAAAGATGCAAACAGAAGTGGTCCTCAGACATTCACTTGCCAGAATGTACAGATAGGATGTGCTCCTCGGTGGTGTTGGCCCTATAGATATTCCAAGAATGGGAGAattcaatatattaatAGTATTAAGAGGGATCCTAACATGGAGTTAAAATCCTATGCACCAGAAGAAGTAATAAAAGAGGTATTAGAACCTGCAATACGGCGTGAAAAAGATCCTGAAACATTAGATGATTCAGATTTGGATATATTagttgatgatgaagatagCCCACTCCCAGATGTAGATGATATGGTGGCAGAACAACATGATGAGTCGCAGAATGACAATAATATGacagaaaaattagattttattgatactCATTTGATAGTGGGTGATGACTCCTTTCATTTGAATGGAAGTATACATATCACAAAAATAAGAGATAACATAAATGACTGTAAAGTGTTTAGATTGGATGAACGGACCGACATATTACTCATTGCTCAAAGAAAAGGCCTTCTAATATCGATTATCCCTTCCATCGAAAATAATGAGCAATCTAagattattcaatattggAACTTGGGTTCAAACGGTAATTGGAATATTGTCAAACATGACAGCAACAAGGAGTTCGTTGTAGTCGACGAAGACAATCGtgtcatcaaatttttcaagttcgATAATAATTATAGGTTTCAATTAACAAATAATCTGCTATTAGATGATTACAAGATTATGCCAGTGACGTTTTTCCCATCAATAAGCGATTCAcatttccttcttttcgTTCCAACAATAAGGTTTCAAAGAATCGTCTACCTATGCATCGAATGGGATAGTGAAGCAAACGTAGAGGAACAGAAGAAGCATGTACATCAACTAACTTATTTGAATGGTGAACAGATTAACGGAACAATCCCATTAGACACAAATAAATGTCTTGTCTTCTCgaataattcaatatcaatggTTTCAGCTAATCAAATAATGTCAGGCGAGACGTCTTTCTTTAATGTCAAGCTGTCtagatttttgaaaggCTTAATGTCATGGTTCAGTGCTCCCAGCTTTTTATCAAGACTACAGAAGCTGAATCCCAAAGATTTTCAGCATTACACCTACTGTAATATACTCTTCACAACAACAGGGTTTATACATTGTTGCCTTACTAATGAATCCAACATAAATTTCATTCCACTGGCAAGATTGAAAGGACTAAAAACCATGGCTCCAGTCTCGGAAGAAACGTTAAGCACTCTCTCAGAAACTAACTATGAATTTATGGTTACAAGCTTTAATAAAACGATACAAATCAGACTTGATTTGTTGACTCTACTCAAGTACCCAACCTCTTCGAATGCTATACCAAATATCAACATTATCTTGAGCAGAAAGACAATTGATGTAAGCGCTGATAATAATACTGAACTTGCAAAAATTAATCTCAAAAATCAAACCTCCTCAATATGGACATTTGCACCATCTTCCATTTCTCAAGTTGACACTCTCAATATGCGTAGAGTCACTGAAGTTACAAGTAACCTTAGCCGCTTCAAACTCTATAATATCATGaaaattatcaagattAATTATAGTGATCATTGGGTCAACTTTTTAGGCATCGATCCAATAGCAAATTCAGATTATGTCATAATTTATGCTACTGACAACGccaatattttcaacatcTATTTGCTAATTATACCCTTGGATGAAAAGGAAGTTAGCATAATTGAATTAGATGACTTGCTTGATTCTGAGCTGGCAGATAACATTTTATTAGATGTTCATAAAAATGCATGTTTAATTCACgtccaaaaaaaaagagtgACATTTGAGTTAATCAATGATGTTGGTGATGAAATGAAGTATTTTGTTCCAGGCTGGGACGAGGGAATTGATGGCGCATTCTATAAAGATGACAAACTCATCGTTTGGAGTGTAAGAGACAATAGAGTGTTGTATTTAGATAGTATTGACGATAGTTTAAGAGCTGCTGAGGATTTAATTCCATTAAAGGAGTCCAGCACCTTTCACGACTTTTTACTGGCTAGAACTGACGAGACAGTCAAATTCTCGATAGATAAAACCAATGAGGACATAATTGTGGTTATTTTGACGACGTATGATGGCATACACATCGTAGATTGGAATCATTTCATTCGCGGGGAAACCAaatatatttcttcaaGGAAAACTCCCGTCAAAGACCTTGTCATTTTAGAAAATACATTTGTCTATCTATCTCAGGGAACAGTTCTTCAATGTACAGATAAGGTTTCTGTTCTTTCTAGTCAAGGTGATATCAACGTACCAAAATTACCGTTTACAGCTGGCAAGGACTTACAGCTCAGGAAAATGAACTCCAATTCGGTTTTAGCATTTTCTGATAATAAAGTTGTTATGTTAGAGTTTCCATATGACAAGAGACCCATAATGTATGAAATAAAGTTACCATACCAGGGAAAGTTGAATCCGATAATGAATATTGAAACTGATGCAAACAACAAGATTTTCATTCTATATGCCGATGGCATGAAAGTATATGAGTTATCATCATTCactaaattgaaaaataattatttattgagaTACACCAAgagtaataataaaaaatttctataCTTGTCCAAGATTAATAGGTTACTTGTCGTTACCCTAGATCATAAGGATTGGAATTGTGTCAAATTAGAAAACGGAAAAGTGCTGAACTTGCCTACAGATATATTCGACGCTCAACGGAAACTTCTCAATGTTGTCGAATTGCCATTCgagaataaagaaaatataatgttattgtttgtttttgaagatatgaTTGAATTGGTAAGGATTATTCCATTGAAGAATAGGATAAAAGTAGAAAAAGTGACAGCACATGAATTTGACTCAAGAATTCTTGGTGATGTAGTTGTCAATGAGAAGAACAACTCATTTTATGTGTTAGAGATAGGACAGGATGATGATAACTCTAACGGAGATTCGAAAATggataaatttattaatatggaatttgatgaagatgaaaactTGACCATATTAAAGGAATATAAATTCTATGGGAAAGGAAGggtaaaaaattttagtaTCATAGGAGATAATATTGTAGTTACAACATATAAGAGAGATGAAGTATTTGTCTTCCCGAATTTCTCCAGGAATGTTGACCAGGAGgacaaaatcaaaaatggTATTATTAAAAGTTTGTCATTACCGCAAAATTGCAGTGTGATTGGCGTGGAAAAGATTAACGAATGTATAGTTGCAGTTATAGTGCATATCGAAGGAAGGGTTGAATTCTTGTCGCGCATTCTATTCTACTATTTTGACGACACTTTTATCTGGGATGCAGACACAATTAATAGTATGCCATCAACCTATGAGACAAATCATCACGATGACGCTCATCTCTCTGTATTTGATAGCGTTGAACCAGCAATGACAGTAGAGAATGACGATCTACCGGCAATATCTCAAGCACCAAATCTCGAAACCGAAATGGACCTACATCAATTCAATCTAGACGAtatagatgaaaatttagtAGACGAACTTGATTTTCCTTACAGTGTTGAGAATGACGTCAGCTATCCATGTAGTAAACCAAGACCAGCTCCAATGACTATGGCCTACGATAGCATAGATTTTGACAGGTCCATCAGGAATGTCAGTTACGACAGGCAGACACAGACTTTACTTGTATTGACTTTTGACCAAAcaatcattgaatttgcaATGGGTAAGAATGCCAAAATATCGCACAGGAAAAGCGAGCTTGCCATAATAAAGAAAGCGCAGGAAAATAACGGCTACTATATCCCACCCACCATGCCTACAATCAGGAACATCACGGGTGTGCCAATGActgatattgatgattttggtAGATTAAATTTGGATTGA